In Harpia harpyja isolate bHarHar1 chromosome Z, bHarHar1 primary haplotype, whole genome shotgun sequence, a single window of DNA contains:
- the RGP1 gene encoding RAB6A-GEF complex partner protein 2 isoform X2 → MIEVLAKLGRGPVFLAGEVLECVITFTNPLSASSTSASSEMLAWASAQIHCQFHASENRVALPPSDGSKHDVQAENETVFVPNRGERGQCILSTPPKILFCDLRLDPGESKSYSYCETLPIDGPPSFRGQSVKYVYKLTIGCQRVNSPIKLLRVPFRVLVLHGLKDYQFPQDEAVAPSNPFLEEEEGLKKDSRLADLATELLMVATSRRSLHLYNISNTRGKVGSFCIFKTVYKIGEDVIGTFNFSEGDIPCLQFSVSLQTEESIQEEFQRRRGQPVSFSTHARHQEACLHTAQSSFSLPIPLSSTPGFTTNIVSLKWRLHFEFVTSGESAGTCLVRGSQSEAITWTGVEQMEVDTFSWDLPIKVLPTNPILASYVSQFSSTNSITI, encoded by the exons ATGATCGAGGTGTTGGCCAAGCTGGGCCGTGGGCCCGTCTTCCTGGCAGGAGAGGTGCTGGAGTGCGTGATCACGTTCACCAACCCATTATCGGCCTCATCTACCTCTGCCAGCAG TGAGATGCTGGCATGGGCCAGCGCCCAGATTCACTGCCAGTTTCACGCCAGTGAGAACCGGGTAGCGCTCCCTCCCTCTGACGGCAGCAAGCATGACGTGCAGGCAGAGAACGAGACAGTCTTCGTCCCCAACAGAG GAGAGCGGGGTCAGTGTATCCTGTCCACCCCACCCAAGATTCTCTTCTGTGACTTGCGACTGGATCCTGGGGAGTCAAAGTCCT ATTCATACTGTGAGACGCTGCCCATAGACGGCCCTCCCTCTTTCCGGGGACAGTCGGTAAAGTACGTGTACAAGCTGACAATCGGCTGCCAGCGTGTCAACTCCCCCATCAAGCTCCTGCGTGTACCCTTCCGTGTCCTTGTGCTACATG GGCTCAAGGATTACCAGTTCCCACAGGATGAGGCCGTTGCACCCTCAAACCCCTtcctggaggaagaggagggtttGAAGAAAGACTCTCGCCTGGCGGACCTGGCGACAGAACTGCTAATGGTGGCCACCTCCCGACGCAGTCTGC ACCTGTATAATATCAGCAACACTCGTGGGAAGGTGGGGTCGTTCTGCATCTTTAAGACTGTGTATAAGATCGGAGAGGATGTCATTGGGACCTTTAACTTCTCAGAAGGAGACATCCCGTGTCTGCAG TTCTCGGTGAGCCTGCAGACGGAGGAGAGCATCCAGGAGGAGTTCCAACGTCGGCGGGGGCAGCCCGTTTCCTTCAGCACGCACGCCCGCCATCAGGAGGCCTGCTTGCACACAGCCCAGAGCAGCTTCAGCCTGCCCATCCCACTCAGCTCTACCCCGGGATTCACCACCAATATCG TGTCCCTGAAGTGGAGGCTGCACTTTGAGTTTGTGACCTCTGGGGAGTCGGCGGGGACTTGCTTGGTTCGTGGGAGCCAGTCGGAGGCCATTACCTGGACTGGGGTGGAGCAGATGGAAGTAGACACTTTCAGCTGGGACTTGCCCATCAAAGTTCTTCCAACCAATCCCATCCTGGCTTCCTACGTGTCTCAGTTCTCCAGCACTAACTCCATCACCATCTGA
- the RGP1 gene encoding RAB6A-GEF complex partner protein 2 isoform X1, giving the protein MLAWASAQIHCQFHASENRVALPPSDGSKHDVQAENETVFVPNRGERGQCILSTPPKILFCDLRLDPGESKSYSYCETLPIDGPPSFRGQSVKYVYKLTIGCQRVNSPIKLLRVPFRVLVLHGLKDYQFPQDEAVAPSNPFLEEEEGLKKDSRLADLATELLMVATSRRSLHLYNISNTRGKVGSFCIFKTVYKIGEDVIGTFNFSEGDIPCLQFSVSLQTEESIQEEFQRRRGQPVSFSTHARHQEACLHTAQSSFSLPIPLSSTPGFTTNIVSLKWRLHFEFVTSGESAGTCLVRGSQSEAITWTGVEQMEVDTFSWDLPIKVLPTNPILASYVSQFSSTNSITI; this is encoded by the exons ATGCTGGCATGGGCCAGCGCCCAGATTCACTGCCAGTTTCACGCCAGTGAGAACCGGGTAGCGCTCCCTCCCTCTGACGGCAGCAAGCATGACGTGCAGGCAGAGAACGAGACAGTCTTCGTCCCCAACAGAG GAGAGCGGGGTCAGTGTATCCTGTCCACCCCACCCAAGATTCTCTTCTGTGACTTGCGACTGGATCCTGGGGAGTCAAAGTCCT ATTCATACTGTGAGACGCTGCCCATAGACGGCCCTCCCTCTTTCCGGGGACAGTCGGTAAAGTACGTGTACAAGCTGACAATCGGCTGCCAGCGTGTCAACTCCCCCATCAAGCTCCTGCGTGTACCCTTCCGTGTCCTTGTGCTACATG GGCTCAAGGATTACCAGTTCCCACAGGATGAGGCCGTTGCACCCTCAAACCCCTtcctggaggaagaggagggtttGAAGAAAGACTCTCGCCTGGCGGACCTGGCGACAGAACTGCTAATGGTGGCCACCTCCCGACGCAGTCTGC ACCTGTATAATATCAGCAACACTCGTGGGAAGGTGGGGTCGTTCTGCATCTTTAAGACTGTGTATAAGATCGGAGAGGATGTCATTGGGACCTTTAACTTCTCAGAAGGAGACATCCCGTGTCTGCAG TTCTCGGTGAGCCTGCAGACGGAGGAGAGCATCCAGGAGGAGTTCCAACGTCGGCGGGGGCAGCCCGTTTCCTTCAGCACGCACGCCCGCCATCAGGAGGCCTGCTTGCACACAGCCCAGAGCAGCTTCAGCCTGCCCATCCCACTCAGCTCTACCCCGGGATTCACCACCAATATCG TGTCCCTGAAGTGGAGGCTGCACTTTGAGTTTGTGACCTCTGGGGAGTCGGCGGGGACTTGCTTGGTTCGTGGGAGCCAGTCGGAGGCCATTACCTGGACTGGGGTGGAGCAGATGGAAGTAGACACTTTCAGCTGGGACTTGCCCATCAAAGTTCTTCCAACCAATCCCATCCTGGCTTCCTACGTGTCTCAGTTCTCCAGCACTAACTCCATCACCATCTGA
- the MSMP gene encoding prostate-associated microseminoprotein, with protein sequence MAMQVQKMGCAWGKLCLLLSLLLQLPDSQAKCYFQAKAPCEYEGKQFSLGESWLSTNCLLCTCLHPIGVGCCETTQHPIDFPDWCEAHYDSQTCQISVVQKANPSLPCVKSMEHEWGSAGTPEPLSNKVLGAGLSR encoded by the exons ATGGCCATGCAAGTGCAGAAGATGGGGTGTGCTTGGGGCAAGCTTtgcctgctgctctccctcctcctccagctgccggACTCCCAGGCCAAATGCTACTTCCAGGCTAAAG CTCCCTGCGAGTACGAGGGGAAGCAGTTCTCCCTCGGGGAGTCGTGGCTCAGCACCAACTGCCTGCTCTgcacctgcctgcaccccatCGGCGTGGGCTGCTGCGAGAC cacccagcaccccatcGACTTCCCCGACTGGTGCGAGGCCCACTACGACTCGCAGACCTGCCAGATCTCGGTGGTGCAGAAGGCCAACCCCAGCCTGCCCTGCGTGAAGAGCATGGAGCACGAGTGGGGCTCAGCCGGCACCCCTGAGCCACTGAGCAACAAGGTGCTGGGCGCGGGGCTGAGCAGATAG